Proteins encoded by one window of Elaeis guineensis isolate ETL-2024a chromosome 12, EG11, whole genome shotgun sequence:
- the LOC105055321 gene encoding protein DETOXIFICATION 33-like: MAGERLEDPLLGEGKGERDLEEIKSLEQFVKEIVKEKKKLWYLAGPAIFTSLAQYSLGATTQVFAGQLPTLEFDAVSTENMVIAGLAFGIMLGMGSALETLCGQAFGAKQLHMLGVYMQRSWVILTAMCVCLLPIYLFASPLLQLLNQDKKISMLAGKFSLYMIPQLFAYGFNFPIQKFLQAQSKVMTMAIVSAVAMVFHIFLSWLLMVHFKLGLVGAAASLNLAWWIVVLGQFAYIAMGYCPGAWTGFSWGAFRDLGAFAKISIGSAIMMCLEYWFYMFLILIVGQLKNAEVAVAAVSICDNLFGWVLMVFLGFNAAISVRISNELGAGRPRAAKFSILVVVMSSVLLGLFFFTLVLVMKDVYGVPFTNSPKVIHVVADLAVVFAFALLLNSVQPVLTGVAVGAGWQWLVAYINLGCYYVVGIPTGYLLAIKCDLGVKGMWTGMLTGVGLQTLILTGITLGTNWNKEAKHADLRIKKWGGSAIEQK; the protein is encoded by the exons ATGGCCGGAGAGCGACTGGAGGACCCTCTACTTGGGGAAGGCAagggagagagagacttggaggagATCAAAAGCTTGGAACAGTTTGTTAAGGAGATagttaaggagaagaagaagctgTGGTACCTGGCAGGGCCGGCCATCTTCACGTCCCTGGCCCAGTATTCTCTGGGAGCCACCACCCAAGTCTTCGCCGGCCAACTTCCCACCCTCGAGTTCGACGCTGTGTCCACTGAGAACATGGTCATCGCCGGACTAGCCTTCGGCATCATG TTGGGCATGGGAAGTGCACTCGAGACACTATGCGGCCAGGCATTTGGTGCGAAGCAACTCCACATGTTGGGGGTCTACATGCAACGCTCATGGGTCATCCTCACCGCAATGTGTGTCTGCCTGTTGCCCATCTACTTGTTTGCGAGCCCCCTCCTTCAGTTACTAAACCAGGACAAGAAGATCTCCATGCTTGCTGGAAAATTTTCATTGTACATGATCCCTCAGCTCTTCGCATACGGATTCAATTTTCCAATACAAAAGTTCTTACAGGCCCAGAGCAAGGTCATGACCATGGCCATAGTCTCTGCAGTGGCCATGGTGTTCCATATATTCTTAAGCTGGCTTCTGATGGTTCACTTCAAGTTGGGTCTTGTGGGTGCAGCTGCCTCTCTCAACTTGGCTTGGTGGATTGTGGTGCTTGGGCAGTTTGCTTATATTGCTATGGGGTACTGCCCTGGTGCTTGGACTGGCTTCAGCTGGGGGGCTTTCAGGGACTTGGGAGCCTTTGCCAAGATCTCTATAGGTTCAGCTATCATGATGTG CCTTGAGTACTGGTTCTACATGTTCCTCATCTTGATAGTAGGCCAACTAAAGAATGCCGAAGTTGCAGTGGCTGCTGTATCAATCTG TGACAACTTATTTGGGTGGGTGCTCATGGTGTTCTTGGGTTTTAATGCTGCAATCAG TGTCAGGATATCGAATGAGCTCGGAGCTGGGAGGCCAAGGGCAGCCAAGTTTTCAATACTTGTGGTGGTCATGTCCTCAGTCTTGCTGGGTCTCTTCTTCTTTACCCTTGTCTTGGTAATGAAGGATGTCTATGGGGTTCCCTTTACTAATAGTCCTAAAGTCATCCATGTCGTCGCCGATCTTGCGGTGGTCTTTGCTTTCGCGCTTCTCCTCAACAGTGTTCAGCCAGTTCTTACCG GTGTAGCAGTTGGAGCTGGGTGGCAGTGGCTGGTGGCCTACATCAACTTGGGATGTTACTATGTGGTGGGTATTCCAACAGGCTACCTATTGGCAATTAAATGTGATCTAGGAGTGAAG GGAATGTGGACTGGTATGCTAACTGGAGTAGGCTTGCAGACCTTGATACTCACTGGCATCACTCTGGGCACTAATTGGAACAAagag GCAAAGCATGCAGATTTGCGGATAAAAAAGTGGGGAGGATCTGCAATTGAACAAAAATAG